The genomic segment CTATCTCGGGCATATCTTTACCACCACTATTACATAAAAACAGTTACTCACTTTTAACTGGGCATGATGTGagtattgtaatgtatattttaaattagtggctagattaaatttagttcaattattttaatgatgTTGGTAATTAATATTTGTGATTGAAATGTGTTATATTGTggttaatgtattatatttcttattgcgtacgattattatataatatcgaagTTGTATAATATACcgaattttgtataataaaaatcaaacaacgAGTGTaagccgcttattaaagtctcacTCATACCCGTATTCAATAACtatattgtgtattgtttttaCTGTGTGCTGTATATCTTGGTACCTGAGAATTGTATGGTTATGGTAATTTGGCCAGTGTGGCATTGCCACTgtcttaataataatacaatgtgtgtatgtttttataaaatcaagtgTCAACAAGATCCATAACTATTAACCAATACAAGTTGTTTGTCTTTGAGATTAATGTAGGTTTTTACTAAGATTTATTCAAGAACGAAAGAATTGCTTATTtttcttctgaaataaaaatatgttataaattgagaatattttaattgttaggATAAGATAAAAAAGTTAGCCTTAAATACAGCAATATAAAAATGCTTGAACTTTAAGCATTGGAAAATGGACCTTGGAAAAACCTAAACATTGCTaggttttaatgtattaatctcataaatttttaatattgtggaCATAActtgtttttcattattaatttataattcaaattatatatattaagtaaattattaccaCTTACATGTGAAAAACATTTGTTTCTAAGTATTATGACAATATCGAGTAGCCTAAgccgcgcgcgcgcacgcacacacacacacacacacacacacacacacacacacacacacacacacacacacacacacacacacacacacacattctacTAATTGGGACCAAagatatttaatggttttatggAGTTCTGTGGCAATgcgatttatttttgaaacaaagacGAAGGTAAAAATGAAAGCGCGTCAATATATCGTGGAATACTCATAATATTTTGCaagaatatttcttaataaacacatacttactgtttttacttcttttgcatttatttatatttctggtttGCTTTTGTTACGTGGAgatgtatatatattgttgttgtttgttcAAAGTATATTTTCGTTAAATAGATCTTaagtttgttatatgttattgttatttatttaaagtttgttgttgttgattggaaataatgttttatattattgttattaattccTAGATGTTTATAAgatgttaattattgttacaaaatagttaaaaattggttttgtttatttataaatctatcaaTGATTTATACAGTCTAGGTGGATggtctttgttaaaaatataaaactaatataaatgaagtGTGGtgagtaaattaaagtaaagtaatagaAAGTAGAAGTTTATAGGAGAATTAAATTAGGGAACACTATTGTAAGATCTTGGTATGTATTTGGGTTATTGATAATTTCAGTGTTCATTATGTCAGATTAGTGCTGttgataatattaagattaatgtttattaatgctGTAAAGTAATGAATTCCAAAAGACTGGCTCATAAACGGTTTGcaatattgaacaataataatgatttgtCATCCCGCACGCGCTTGAGCGCATGGGATAATGTAATGCccatatatgtaaaacaaaagtttttgtgaataaagcatttttgaacttgaacttgatatatatgtataaactaataatgaaataatcaTAAGCACATAAGTTTTTACCGAAATATTGTTGTTCTATATCAATCAACTTTGTTTTTTTGCCAAACGATTAGACTtacatcaatataaaattttagtatacaaatagtataaatttttttctcattAGACATACTAATCATGTTTTTTGTTAAAGTGAATTTCTTCGTAAATAATGGTGGTTACTTTACCTTtagaaaaccaaataaaataattaagaactacTCAACGGCAAACagtagttatttaattttcaaagttcaatatttcaagtaaaactttaaagtatggaaataatttcataatagtGGCGGaaggtaaaaaaaatcaacattacatacaataaataggCCAggagtactttttaattttttagtagaCTGTGGATGTAAAACGACTATCTAAAGTATATCTACAGGTTTTTAGGTGTAAGAAACTAGTTGCGGTTATCTCCACAAAACAATTTAACTTTGAACTCTTTATATTTAAGTGCTTATAGAAACTTTTTACACGATGGACTTTGCCAATTGACTATTTCACGTctttaatagtataattatttcagCCTCCTGGTGATATCAACAGCCGCTGGCAGCTTGATCTCTATGATGGTCCGGTTCTCAACAAGAGGAGGAGATCAGGAGGTCTAATCATGACAGGTGGTCCTACAAAACTAGTCGTTTCAAATCTGGACTATGGAATATTAAGTTCAGACATACAGGTAAGAGAAAGTATAATTGTCACATGTaagaaaaaatttattcaaattaaggtacatgttaaatgtttattagatAATCATTAACGTAAAATATTAATGCAgtgttatacaaaataaaacttaaaaccgAAATGTTCGATTAGTTATTGTATAGCGCCTAATCATTAGACTATATGtattcactttatttttatcttattcattattcattttattatttattctttttatttattttttattaatttcatcttattttaCGTCAAATTGCATTATCTAAGGGCTGGGTAAAGTACTCTTCAGTATTTATCGGTACATGAGACATGTCATTGTCAATAATTTTCTTGAACTGTTGAAAAAGTAGTTGAGTCATTGTAGATTTATCTAAATTTACATACTGTACTTTTATACAGGGTATaataagtcctgatacacctggatatattcctaACGTATCGATGTATCCATGTAAATTCTTCATCATAcctattaaaattctttttggaGGGTAAAAAAATGATGTCCCTATATTGTGACATGCCATATTAAaggtatatttaatagaaacagaATGGCACTAAGAAAACATCTCTGTGCCGTTTCTAGCAAACGTTATTGGCAAATAACGCAAAAATAATCTGTTTGCACAATTCCAATGTCTTTTGCACATCAAATACTACAAgcgtgatatcttttagtaagatTTTGAGGGGCCCGGCTTATCCAATTATgtagtatctaatgtttctggtgtgcatatTTATGTTAAGAGTTGTCTTTTTttaggtggcattacaatgtaagggattaCTTGTCCTTGACGTTTGTTAGCATTGTTGTACagatattttacatataagttaTCCTCTTTTACCAAATTTTGTAAtaggttgaaatatttttttatcctaaaaaatccaaaaagtaatttattaagtattgtgAAGGTTGTGCATTAATATATCATtgcgtttggaatatatccaggattatcaggacttaatttacacccttaggtGTAAGGGGTTATTTTCCCTTAACTTTTTTAGGATtatcgtagagatgttttgtccATGTCAcggtgtttcttttgaatttaccttccAAAAGGAGTAAGTTACAAGATAGGGGTtgaaaactgaaaatttttaGTAATGCTTCTCGCCACAATTGAAAAAGAgagggaaatatttttatacctcaAAACTTCCAAAACAGTACTTAATAGATATGGTGAAGGTTGATATTTCAATCCGTTTGGAAAATATTCAGGCGTATCTGGACCTAGTTTACACCCTGTAAgcttaaagtataatatttttaaaacattttattcagtatattCTAAACCGGAACCAACGATTTTGAGAATGGTTATGGTGGATTCACATGAACTTATGTACATGTTTCTGGAATTGTTTGtggttataataatgtaataccatttttactttttccaGGTGCTCTTCTCAAAGTTTGGGCCTCTACACAGTGCAACGGTGAACTATGAAAAGTCTGGTCGCTCCATGGGCTCGGCTTACGTCGTATTTGAGCGAAAAGCAGATGCTGTCAGGGCTATGAAACAGTACAACAGGGTTCCTCTAGATGGTGAGTTCAGTTTGTATGACAAATAGTTTCTTGTTACaataaattgctaataaaatttaaaaaagtcaattaCTTGTCATTGTTATGTTAAAAGAAATACCCTATGTTTCAACGATTTAGATTTATCctttttctctttttaatatttagaatgtcTACCTACTTGTAACACagtaactatattatatttaatttacacaaattaaaaaatatgtgtgaGGCAAATTGGTTATCTatcagtaaatttattaattactttctaAAGGTGTTTTGTATAACACAGTCCGTCTTGTGTCAAATGcagtgtgtattttttatttcctctGCCTTAGAGTTCTAGAATTTATAATCATCTAATGTTTTATTCTGTTATGaacgcatttatatatatatatatatatatatatatatatatgctgtacATGTACAGGTCGCCCCATGCATATTGAATTGACTACGTCTGATGTTAAAGTTATGATGCAGCAAGGAAACCGATTCAATGGCGGCTTCACCCACAGGCCTAATCCTGGACGTTTTGGCCTCGGGGTTGATGGAAGaggtaagtaaatgtttttaataaaaaatgctttaatttaaCTCTTGCTATTCTGTATTAATATGATGGAACAGGTTTCCCTTTCATTTGCTATGTTGAAAAAGCCTTAGATAGCAACTTAATAAACATTAGTAGGTCAATTAAGTAAAACTGAAGTTTAAGTTGTATGtaaaactatcatttaaaaagtttgaaaagtaaaagaattaaaagaaagatttgaaaatattttaaggaatttatttatagTAGGCTAAATTAATAATTGCTTTGTTTACTGTCGTGATTAGGAACAATCAGAACGATTCTTTGGATTAGATGTActaggtaaaaaaacaaaaaagtaggAAACTTAATTATTAGCAAGCCACTGAATCACTGCGACAGACATACAGGTAAAAATCATCTCTCTCTCTCgttctctctctttctctcttaaagtgaaacatacataaataattgtatcagttatatatatatatatatatgtttccacttaacaataaaaacctttacttaaaatttcccaaaataacCTGGAGGAATAAGAATCACTGTACCCAGACAGGACAaatggaaacaaaattattaaggcAAAGGAATGATTATGTTCTAATAAACCTGTTTGAAACTTCACACAATTCTGATAGAAAGTTAGGGGAGATATTACGAATATTTTCTGTGTATTcgtttaattaaaacttcataataagttaaatcaattattatattataagtaattacaTTGAAGTTAATTCCAATTACATATACAGCAGTTCGCTCATGTTTAATATTTCCTGTTGTAGGTTTCAGAAGAAATGGTCGCGGCGAGGGAAGAAGAGGCGGACGAGGAGGGAAAAAAGTCCCAACTGCAGCAGAGTTAGATGCAGAATTAGATGCGTACATCAGCGAAATAACGTTGTGTAAACTGAACATAAATGAAgtctaaatattgtttatagaaatattaatcgTACAAATTATAGATGTATATGAAATTTAGTcgataaaaataatcatattgaaAAAGACATctctttgttacattttaatcttGCAATGTGTGcagtattaaattgttattattataattaagtaaagtactaacagtaaagtttattttaaattcgaCATATTTTTTTTTGCTTGGAATATATACCTACAAGTTTTGTTTTACTATAGCTTTatcagattaaaatataatatactttttatagatCTTTCATTTCTCAACGGAAGTTTTGCACTGTTCTGCTTGTAAGTTATGATTGGTATTTCATATTCTAGTAACTGTGTGTAAATTAATTGGCAAACTTTCCCGATTTTAGCTCTAAatagtatttttctaattttctgaaatatgtaattatttaaatcataatgcTTTTCattcattaactttttttaagtaaTCAAAGTTTTACTTTGGATTCAAAAGGGatatttatggaattttaaatgGCAGCAGCACTAAATTAGTAAGTAACTCACTTTTTAACTCGTAATTCtctgtttgaattttaatttatgtaaggcTTATTTGTGCAAACAGTCTGCTTTTAAAAGTCTTTCTTGTGGGTATTGATGTATAatatcaaagaatattttttaagtaaaacatcttgtaagcctgaagtataataaatatgttttaacatgtTTGCTGatgtgacatttttaaaattgtttcggTAGAAACTTCGAAtacaaattttttctaataaagatatatttgtacagataaatcatttatattgcCAATAAGGAATAAACTAGTTTaatcattataactttaaaactagCATTATGAATTACGTAGAACAGTacgtaacatttatataattattatttattccaagTGAAAGATTTTGGcaacaaatttctttattatttacatggTTTTTCGCATTACACTTGTTGTTTGTACagttatttgatattaaaagattatataatGGTTATAAGAATTCGGcgatataaaaaaatctaacacttatgcatttatattttaaaattattgataataacTAATACCATTATGTTGAGACTAAAATTCG from the Homalodisca vitripennis isolate AUS2020 unplaced genomic scaffold, UT_GWSS_2.1 ScUCBcl_529;HRSCAF=2762, whole genome shotgun sequence genome contains:
- the LOC124370817 gene encoding THO complex subunit 4-like, giving the protein MEAAAVRGLAFSWFRSFLTGREQRVRVGQTCKGLKNSTRRSHERGGFRQGGASQSNARDGGGPMRSRRVKFDSSIRVPYSRPPGDINSRWQLDLYDGPVLNKRRRSGGLIMTGGPTKLVVSNLDYGILSSDIQVLFSKFGPLHSATVNYEKSGRSMGSAYVVFERKADAVRAMKQYNRVPLDGRPMHIELTTSDVKVMMQQGNRFNGGFTHRPNPGRFGFRRNGRGEGRRGGRGGKKVPTAAELDAELDAYISEITLCKLNINEV